From one Meles meles chromosome 18, mMelMel3.1 paternal haplotype, whole genome shotgun sequence genomic stretch:
- the SENP3 gene encoding sentrin-specific protease 3 produces MKETIQGTGSWGPEPPGPGIAPAYSSPRRERVRWPPPPKPRLKSGGGFGPDPGSGTTAPARRLPVPRPSFDASASEEEEEEEEDEDEDEEEEVAAWRLPPRWGQLGASQRPRPPRPTHRKTCSQRRRRAMRAFRMLLYSKSPSLTFHWKFWRRHRGRRRSLAHPKNHLSPQEGGATPQVPSPCCRFDSPRGPPPPRLGLLGALMAEDGVRGSPPMSSGPPVEEDGLRWTPKSPLDPDSGLLSCTLPNGFGGPPGPEGERGLAPPDASILISNVCSIGDHVAQELFQGSDLGAAEEAERPGEKAGQHSPLREEHVTCVQSILDEFLQTYGSLIPLSTDEVVEKLEDIFQQEFSTPSRKGLVLQLIQSYQRMPGNAMVRGFRVAYKRHVLTMDDLGTLYGQNWLNDQVMNMYGDLVMDTVPEKVHFFNSFFYDKLRTKGYDGVKRWTKNVDIFNKELLLIPIHLEVHWSLISVDVRRRTITYFDSQRTLNRRCPKHIAKYLQAEAVKKDRLDFHQGWKGYFKMNVARQNNDSDCGAFVLQYCKHLALSQPFSFTQQDMPKLRRQIYKELCHCKLTV; encoded by the exons ATGAAAGAGACTATACAAGGGACCGGGTCTTGGGGGCCTGAGCCTCCTGGACCTGGCATAGCCCCAGCTTACTCAAGTCCCAGGCGGGAGCGTGTTCGttggcccccaccccccaaaccccgACTCAAATCAGGTGGAGGGTTTGGGCCAGATCCTGGGTCAGGGACCACAGCGCCAGCCAGACGCCTCCCTGTCCCTCGGCCTTCTTTTGATGCCTCAGCTagtgaagaggaggaagaagaggaggaggatgaggatgaagatgaggaagaggaagtggCAGCTTGGAGGCTGCCCCCCAGATGGGGTCAGCTGGGAGCTTCCCAGCGGCCTCGCCCTCCCCGCCCTACTCATCGAAAAACCTGCTCCCAGCGCCGCCGCCGAGCCATGAGAGCCTTCCGGATGCTGCTGTACTCGAAAAGCCCCTCGCTGACATTCCACTGGAAGTTTTGGCGGCGCCACCGGGGCCGGCGGCGGAGCCTCGCACACCCCAAGAACCATCTTTCACCCCAGGAAGGGGGTGCGACACCGCAGGTGCCATCCCCCTGCTGTCGTTTTGACTCCCCGCGGGGGCCGCCTCCACCCCGGCTGGGTCTGCTAGGTGCTCTCATGGCTGAGGATGGGGTGAGAGGGTCTCCACCGATGTCCTCTGGGCCCCCAGTGGAGGAAGATGGATTAAGGTGGACTCCAAAGTCCCCTCTGGACCCTGACTCTG GCCTCCTCTCCTGTACTCTTCCCAACGGCTTTGGGGGACCCCCCGGGCCAGAAGGGGAGCGGGGTCTGGCACCCCCTGATGCCAGCATCCTCATCAGCAATGTGTGCAGCATCGGGGACCATGTGGCCCAGGAGCTGTTTCAGGGCTCAGATCTGGGCGCAGCAGAAGAGGCAGAGCGGCCTGGGGAGAAAGCCGGCCAGCACAGCCCCCTGCGGGAGGAGCATGTCACCTGCGTGCAGA GCATCTTGGATGAATTCCTTCAAACTTACGGCAGCCTCATCCCCCTCAGCACGGACGAGGTAGTGGAGAAATTAGAGGACATTTTCCAGCAGGAGTTCTCTACACCTTCCAG GAAGGGCCTGGTGCTGCAGCTGATCCAGTCGTACCAGCGGATGCCAGGCAATGCCATGGTGAGGGGCTTCCGGGTGGCCTACAAGCGGCACGTGCTGACCATGGATGACCTGGGCACCTTATATGGACAGAACTGGCTCAACGACCAG GTGATGAACATGTACGGAGACCTGGTCATGGACACGGTCCCGGAGAAG GTCCATTTCTTCAACAGTTTCTTCTATGATAAGCTCCGTACCAAGGGTTACGATGGAGTGAAAAGGTGGACCAAAAAC GTGGACATCTTCAATAAGGAGCTCCTGCTAATCCCCATCCACCTGGAGGTGCACTGGTCCCTCATCTCTGTTGACGTGAGGCGGCGCACCATCACCTATTTCGACTCGCAGCGCACCCTAAACCGCCGCTGCCCTAAG CATATTGCCAAGTACCTACAGGCAGAGGCAGTGAAGAAAGACCGGCTGGATTTCCACCAGGGCTGGAAAGGTTATTTCAAAATG
- the TNFSF13 gene encoding tumor necrosis factor ligand superfamily member 13 isoform X1: protein MAWSQHPSLPHFWGRPRVPVLGRSSWVSLAVLSFLERLAPSFPEAGGGCVCVCVCVCVRPEGASRDTTGPTAGFQERQQCPLLALLLLFSFSSSFLFLPCVTLFFPSVPPPSPPPPRHPTPEAAASGGVPRLMPASSPSLLAPKGPPGDMGGPAREPALSVALWLSWGAALGAVACAVALLTQQTELQSLRREVARLQRAGGPSEKEEGHPWPSLREQSPNALEAWENGERSRRKRAALRHKHNQQRKHSVLHLVPINITSKEDSDVTEVMWQPALKRGRGLEAQGYVVRVRDAGVYLLYSQVLFHDVTFTMGQVVSREGQGRQETLFRCVRSMPSNPDWAYNSCYSAGVFHLHQGDALSVTIPRGRAKLSLSPHGTFLGLVKL from the exons ATGGCCTGGAGCCAgcacccttccctcccccacttctggGGCCGTCCCAGGGTTCCTGTGCTCGGCCGCTCCTCCTGGGTGTCACTGGCAGTCCTGTCCTTCCTAGAGAGACTGGCACCAAGTTTTCCCGAGGCCggaggagggtgtgtgtgtgtgtgtgtgtgtgtgtgtgtccgtccgGAGGGGGCGTCTCGAGACACCACCGGCCCCACGGCGGGTTTCCAGGAGCGCCAACAGTGCCCCTTGCtggctctcctcctccttttttcatTCTCAAGTTCCTTTTTATTCCTCCCTTGCGTAACACTCTTCTTCCCCTCTgtacccccaccctccccaccacctccccgccACCCCACTCCCGAGGCCGCAGCCTCCGGCGGGGTCCCCCGGCTCATGCCAGCCTCGTCTCCTTCCTTGCTAGCCCCCAAAGGGCCCCCGGGAGACATGGGGGGCCCGGCCCGAGAGCCAGCACTCTCAGTCGCCCTCTGGTTGAGTTGGGGGGCAGCTCTGGGGGCCGTGGCTTGTGCCGTGGCTCTGCTGACCCAACAAACAGAGCTGCAAAGTCTAAGGAGAGAGGTGGCGCGGCTGCAGAGGGCCGGAGGGCCTTCCGAGAAGGAGGAGGGGCATCCGTGGCCGAGCCTCCGGGAGCag AGCCCCAACGCCCTGGAAGCCTGGGAGAATGGGGAGAGATCCCGGAGAAAGAGAGCAGCGCTCAGGCATAAGCATAATCAGCAGA GGAAGCACTCCGTTCTGCACCTGGTCCCCATCAACATCACCTCCAAAG AGGACTCTGACGTGACCGAGGTGATGTGGCAACCGGCCCTTAAGCGTGGGAGAGGTCTGGAGGCCCAAGGATATGTTGTGCGAGTCCGGGACGCTGGAGTTTATCTGCTGTACAGTCAG GTCCTGTTCCATGATGTGACTTTCACCATGGGTCAGGTGGTGTCTCGGGAGGGCCAGGGAAGGCAGGAGACTCTCTTCCGCTGCGTCCGAAGCATGCCCTCCAACCCAGACTGGGCCTACAACAGCTGCTACAGCGCAG GTGTCTTCCATCTGCACCAAGGGGATGCTCTGAGTGTCACAATACCCCGGGGAAGGGCGAAGCTCAGCCTCTCTCCGCACGGAACCTTCCTGGGGCTTGTGAAACTGTGA
- the TNFSF13 gene encoding tumor necrosis factor ligand superfamily member 13 isoform X2 has translation MGGPAREPALSVALWLSWGAALGAVACAVALLTQQTELQSLRREVARLQRAGGPSEKEEGHPWPSLREQSPNALEAWENGERSRRKRAALRHKHNQQRKHSVLHLVPINITSKEDSDVTEVMWQPALKRGRGLEAQGYVVRVRDAGVYLLYSQVLFHDVTFTMGQVVSREGQGRQETLFRCVRSMPSNPDWAYNSCYSAGVFHLHQGDALSVTIPRGRAKLSLSPHGTFLGLVKL, from the exons ATGGGGGGCCCGGCCCGAGAGCCAGCACTCTCAGTCGCCCTCTGGTTGAGTTGGGGGGCAGCTCTGGGGGCCGTGGCTTGTGCCGTGGCTCTGCTGACCCAACAAACAGAGCTGCAAAGTCTAAGGAGAGAGGTGGCGCGGCTGCAGAGGGCCGGAGGGCCTTCCGAGAAGGAGGAGGGGCATCCGTGGCCGAGCCTCCGGGAGCag AGCCCCAACGCCCTGGAAGCCTGGGAGAATGGGGAGAGATCCCGGAGAAAGAGAGCAGCGCTCAGGCATAAGCATAATCAGCAGA GGAAGCACTCCGTTCTGCACCTGGTCCCCATCAACATCACCTCCAAAG AGGACTCTGACGTGACCGAGGTGATGTGGCAACCGGCCCTTAAGCGTGGGAGAGGTCTGGAGGCCCAAGGATATGTTGTGCGAGTCCGGGACGCTGGAGTTTATCTGCTGTACAGTCAG GTCCTGTTCCATGATGTGACTTTCACCATGGGTCAGGTGGTGTCTCGGGAGGGCCAGGGAAGGCAGGAGACTCTCTTCCGCTGCGTCCGAAGCATGCCCTCCAACCCAGACTGGGCCTACAACAGCTGCTACAGCGCAG GTGTCTTCCATCTGCACCAAGGGGATGCTCTGAGTGTCACAATACCCCGGGGAAGGGCGAAGCTCAGCCTCTCTCCGCACGGAACCTTCCTGGGGCTTGTGAAACTGTGA
- the TNFSF12 gene encoding tumor necrosis factor ligand superfamily member 12 isoform X2 produces MAARRSQRRRGRRGEPGTALLAPLALGLGLALACFGLLLAAASLGSRAPPPAQEPSQGELVAEEDPDPPELNPQTEENQDPGPLLKRLVRPRRSAPKGRKTRGRRAVAAHYEVHPRPGQDGAQAGVDGTVSGWEEARINSSNPLRYDRQSGEFLVVRAGLYYLYCQVHFDEGKAVYLKLDLLVDDALALRCLEEFSATAASSLGPQLRLCQVSGLLPLRPGSSLRIRTLPWAHLKAAPFLTYFGLFQVH; encoded by the exons atggCCGCCCGTCGGAGCCAGAGGCGGAGGGGGCGCCGGGGGGAGCCGGGCACCGCCCTGCTGGCGCCGCTCGcgctgggcctgggcctggcgcTGGCCTGCTTCGGCCTCCTGCTGGCCGCCGCCAGCCTGGGCAGCCGGGCACCGCCGCCCGCCCAG GAGCCTTCCCAGGGGGAGCTGGTGGCGGAGGAGGACCCGGACCCGCCG GAACTGAATCCCCAGACAGAGGAAAACCAGGATCCTGGGCCTTTGCTGAAGAGGCTTGTTCGGCCTCGCAGAAGTG CACCTAAAGGCCGGAAAACGCGGGGTCGCAGAGCAGTGGCCGCGCACTATGAAG TTCACCCACGACCGGGACAGGACGGCGCGCAGGCCG GTGTGGACGGGACGGTGAGCGGCTGGGAGGAGGCCAGAATCAACAGCTCCAACCCGCTGCGCTATGACCGCCAGAGCGGGGAGTTCCTCGTGGTGCGGGCCGGGCTGTATTACCTGTACTGCCAG GTGCACTTCGACGAGGGGAAGGCGGTCTACCTGAAGCTGGACTTGCTGGTGGATGACGCGCTGGCCCTGCGCTGCCTGGAGGAGTTCTCGGCCACGGCCGCCAGCTCCCTGGGGCCCCAGCTCCGCCTCTGCCAGGTGTCCGGGCTGCTGCCCCTGCGGCCAGGGTCCTCCCTGCGGATCCGCACCCTCCCCTGGGCCCATCTCAAGGCCGCCCCCTTCCTCACCTACTTTGGACTCTTCCAGGTGCACTGA
- the TNFSF12 gene encoding tumor necrosis factor ligand superfamily member 12 isoform X1: MAARRSQRRRGRRGEPGTALLAPLALGLGLALACFGLLLAAASLGSRAPPPAQQEPSQGELVAEEDPDPPELNPQTEENQDPGPLLKRLVRPRRSAPKGRKTRGRRAVAAHYEVHPRPGQDGAQAGVDGTVSGWEEARINSSNPLRYDRQSGEFLVVRAGLYYLYCQVHFDEGKAVYLKLDLLVDDALALRCLEEFSATAASSLGPQLRLCQVSGLLPLRPGSSLRIRTLPWAHLKAAPFLTYFGLFQVH; the protein is encoded by the exons atggCCGCCCGTCGGAGCCAGAGGCGGAGGGGGCGCCGGGGGGAGCCGGGCACCGCCCTGCTGGCGCCGCTCGcgctgggcctgggcctggcgcTGGCCTGCTTCGGCCTCCTGCTGGCCGCCGCCAGCCTGGGCAGCCGGGCACCGCCGCCCGCCCAG CAGGAGCCTTCCCAGGGGGAGCTGGTGGCGGAGGAGGACCCGGACCCGCCG GAACTGAATCCCCAGACAGAGGAAAACCAGGATCCTGGGCCTTTGCTGAAGAGGCTTGTTCGGCCTCGCAGAAGTG CACCTAAAGGCCGGAAAACGCGGGGTCGCAGAGCAGTGGCCGCGCACTATGAAG TTCACCCACGACCGGGACAGGACGGCGCGCAGGCCG GTGTGGACGGGACGGTGAGCGGCTGGGAGGAGGCCAGAATCAACAGCTCCAACCCGCTGCGCTATGACCGCCAGAGCGGGGAGTTCCTCGTGGTGCGGGCCGGGCTGTATTACCTGTACTGCCAG GTGCACTTCGACGAGGGGAAGGCGGTCTACCTGAAGCTGGACTTGCTGGTGGATGACGCGCTGGCCCTGCGCTGCCTGGAGGAGTTCTCGGCCACGGCCGCCAGCTCCCTGGGGCCCCAGCTCCGCCTCTGCCAGGTGTCCGGGCTGCTGCCCCTGCGGCCAGGGTCCTCCCTGCGGATCCGCACCCTCCCCTGGGCCCATCTCAAGGCCGCCCCCTTCCTCACCTACTTTGGACTCTTCCAGGTGCACTGA